The following proteins come from a genomic window of Streptomyces sp. NBC_00539:
- a CDS encoding metallophosphoesterase family protein, whose amino-acid sequence MIRVAAVGDIHLGPGSEGTLRPAFETLGAHADLLLLAGDLTRHGTAEEARVVAHEVAGLPVPVAAVLGNHDYQSDQEAAVAEELARVGVHVLEGDGVVLDIAGTKVGVAGTKGFCGGFAGRCASDFGEPEMKSFVQYTRRSANSLRESLHELRGSDCDIRIALTHFSPVEDTLAGEPREIYPFLGSYLLAEAVDDAGADLAIHGHAHAGKEHGMTAGGIRVRNVAMPVIDRAFAVYHLSPNGHTRY is encoded by the coding sequence ATGATCCGCGTCGCGGCCGTCGGGGACATCCACCTCGGACCGGGCAGCGAGGGAACGCTGAGGCCGGCCTTCGAGACCCTCGGCGCCCATGCGGACTTGTTGCTGCTCGCCGGTGACCTCACCCGGCACGGCACTGCCGAAGAGGCACGCGTCGTCGCCCACGAAGTGGCGGGGCTGCCCGTGCCGGTGGCCGCCGTGCTGGGCAACCACGACTACCAGAGCGACCAGGAGGCCGCCGTCGCCGAGGAACTCGCCCGGGTGGGGGTGCACGTGCTGGAAGGCGACGGCGTGGTCCTCGACATCGCCGGCACGAAAGTCGGCGTCGCCGGCACCAAGGGCTTCTGCGGCGGCTTCGCAGGCCGCTGTGCCAGCGATTTCGGCGAACCCGAGATGAAGTCCTTCGTCCAGTACACCCGTCGCAGCGCCAACAGCCTGCGGGAGTCCCTGCACGAACTGCGCGGCTCCGACTGCGACATCAGGATCGCGCTCACGCACTTCTCGCCCGTCGAGGACACCCTTGCGGGGGAACCGAGGGAGATCTACCCCTTCCTCGGCAGCTACCTGCTGGCGGAGGCCGTCGACGACGCGGGCGCCGACCTCGCCATCCACGGGCACGCCCACGCCGGCAAGGAGCACGGGATGACCGCCGGGGGGATCCGGGTGCGCAACGTCGCTATGCCCGTCATCGACCGGGCCTTCGCCGTCTACCACCTCTCCCCCAACGGGCACACCCGGTACTGA
- a CDS encoding nucleotidyltransferase family protein: MSHSAKNRSARPEGEATLSDLRGPAQSDGPLPHDHTQAILETTKRVAALLKASGQPFALAGSVAAFAHGLPPRFQHDTDFCVIREDAETVIKALEEGGISMRRAPEDWLVKGRSGGEEIDLIFELARRPVSRELLDRAVVLPVDSVWMPVLSPTDLMDSRLAALCEHYCDFGDLLPMARMLREQIDWDRMFRAHQDAPLADAFFYLLERLRVIAPRKDVDHMNGAELMSPARAR, from the coding sequence GTGAGCCACTCTGCGAAGAACCGTTCTGCCCGACCCGAGGGTGAGGCCACCCTCTCGGACCTGCGCGGTCCCGCCCAGAGCGACGGACCGCTGCCGCACGACCACACGCAGGCCATTCTGGAGACCACGAAACGGGTCGCGGCGCTGCTGAAGGCGTCGGGTCAGCCGTTCGCGCTGGCCGGGAGCGTGGCCGCGTTCGCGCACGGCCTGCCGCCGCGCTTCCAGCACGACACCGACTTCTGTGTCATCCGTGAGGACGCCGAGACCGTGATCAAGGCGCTGGAGGAGGGCGGGATCTCCATGCGTCGGGCTCCCGAGGACTGGCTGGTCAAGGGCCGCTCGGGCGGCGAGGAGATCGACCTCATCTTCGAGCTCGCCCGTCGTCCGGTGAGCCGGGAACTGCTGGACCGCGCGGTGGTGCTGCCCGTGGACTCGGTGTGGATGCCGGTCCTGTCCCCCACCGACCTCATGGACAGCCGGCTCGCCGCACTGTGCGAGCACTACTGCGACTTCGGCGACCTGCTGCCGATGGCCCGGATGCTGCGCGAGCAGATCGACTGGGACCGCATGTTCCGGGCCCATCAGGACGCTCCCCTGGCGGACGCGTTCTTCTACCTGCTCGAACGGCTGCGGGTCATCGCACCGAGGAAGGACGTGGACCACATGAACGGCGCGGAACTCATGAGTCCGGCGAGGGCCCGGTAA
- a CDS encoding aminotransferase class I/II-fold pyridoxal phosphate-dependent enzyme, with protein sequence MDQSEAPVLDALAAYHASGQTPFTPPGHKQARGADPRVRAVLGDAVFVSDVLATSGLDDRTSSHGVLERAQQLMADAVGADHAFFSTCGSSLSVKSAMLSVAGPHEELLVGRDAHKSVVSGLILSGIRPVWVEPSWDAERHLAHPPSAEAFAAAFAAHPDAKGALVTGPTPYGTSSDLAAIARVCHEHGKPLIVDEAWGAHLPFHPDLPTWAMDAGADVCVTSVHKMGSGLEQGSVFHLQGDLVRPEVLKSREDLLGTTSPSVLIYAALDGWRRQMVEHGRALYDDALALAESVRKRIDGIDGMHVHGREDFCGPGLAFDLDPLQIIIDITELGTTGYRAADWLREHRQINLHLSDHRRISAQLTHADGQDTADRLLDALRDLVAHADELRPARRVDVPDPAGMRMESAALPRDAFFGPAEQVPLERAVGRISAEMLTPYPPGIPVVVPGDRLTHEVLQYLRTGVEAGMVVPDAADSEVKSVRVAAES encoded by the coding sequence ATGGACCAGTCAGAAGCCCCCGTTCTCGACGCCCTCGCGGCCTATCACGCGAGCGGCCAGACCCCGTTCACACCCCCCGGGCACAAGCAGGCGCGCGGCGCGGATCCCCGGGTCCGCGCGGTTCTGGGCGACGCGGTGTTCGTCTCCGACGTCCTGGCGACCAGCGGGCTCGACGACCGCACCTCATCGCACGGCGTACTGGAGCGTGCGCAGCAGCTCATGGCGGACGCCGTCGGGGCGGATCACGCCTTCTTCTCCACCTGCGGCAGCTCGCTGTCGGTCAAGTCCGCCATGCTGTCGGTGGCCGGGCCGCACGAGGAGCTGCTGGTGGGCCGTGACGCCCACAAGTCCGTGGTGTCGGGGCTCATCCTCTCCGGCATCCGGCCGGTGTGGGTGGAGCCCAGCTGGGACGCCGAGCGCCACCTCGCCCACCCGCCGTCCGCCGAGGCGTTCGCCGCCGCCTTCGCCGCGCACCCGGACGCCAAGGGCGCCCTGGTCACCGGCCCCACCCCGTACGGCACCTCCAGCGACCTGGCGGCGATCGCGCGGGTCTGCCACGAGCACGGGAAGCCGCTGATCGTGGACGAGGCGTGGGGGGCGCACCTGCCGTTCCACCCGGACCTGCCGACCTGGGCCATGGACGCCGGAGCCGACGTGTGCGTCACCTCCGTGCACAAGATGGGCTCGGGGCTGGAACAGGGATCGGTGTTCCACCTCCAGGGTGATCTCGTTCGGCCGGAGGTGCTCAAGAGCCGCGAAGACCTGCTGGGGACCACGAGCCCCTCGGTCCTGATCTACGCCGCCCTGGACGGCTGGCGCCGGCAGATGGTCGAGCACGGCAGGGCCCTGTACGACGACGCGCTGGCGCTGGCGGAGTCGGTCCGCAAGCGGATCGACGGGATCGACGGCATGCACGTGCACGGCCGCGAGGACTTCTGCGGTCCGGGCCTGGCGTTCGACCTCGACCCCCTCCAGATCATCATCGACATCACCGAGCTCGGGACGACGGGCTACCGGGCCGCCGACTGGCTGCGCGAGCACCGGCAGATCAACCTGCACCTGTCCGACCACCGCCGGATCAGCGCCCAGCTGACGCACGCCGACGGGCAGGACACCGCGGACCGGCTCCTGGACGCGCTGCGGGACCTGGTCGCCCACGCGGACGAGCTGCGCCCGGCCCGCCGGGTGGACGTCCCGGACCCGGCCGGAATGCGCATGGAGTCCGCCGCGCTGCCCCGCGACGCCTTCTTCGGTCCGGCCGAGCAGGTACCGCTGGAACGGGCCGTGGGCCGGATCTCGGCGGAGATGCTGACCCCGTACCCGCCCGGCATCCCCGTGGTGGTGCCCGGGGACCGCCTGACGCACGAGGTGCTGCAGTACCTCCGGACGGGCGTAGAGGCGGGCATGGTCGTGCCGGACGCCGCCGACAGCGAGGTCAAAAGCGTCCGGGTGGCCGCCGAGTCCTGA
- a CDS encoding DUF6479 family protein yields the protein MMNSATALAMSASGTAFASTVGVIVVVVLIGAVWWGMKRRAAEPKPPTAAEQPRRPADAGRSEERREAQAQTFPTDGSRRTAHDLQGYGNFGSPEDERS from the coding sequence ATGATGAACTCGGCCACCGCGCTCGCGATGAGCGCTTCGGGAACCGCCTTCGCCTCGACGGTAGGCGTGATCGTCGTCGTCGTGCTGATCGGCGCGGTGTGGTGGGGCATGAAACGCCGCGCCGCCGAGCCGAAGCCGCCCACCGCGGCCGAGCAGCCCCGTCGCCCGGCGGACGCCGGGCGCAGCGAGGAGCGGCGCGAGGCCCAAGCCCAGACGTTCCCCACGGACGGCAGCCGCCGCACGGCGCACGACCTCCAGGGCTACGGCAACTTCGGCTCCCCCGAGGACGAGCGGTCCTGA
- a CDS encoding SDR family NAD(P)-dependent oxidoreductase, with protein MDTHRPLAVITGASSGIGLELARVCAGHGYDLLVTAEDGGLALAAEELREQGTDVTAVRADLALYDGVETLCRAISGTGRPVSALALNAGVGSGGAFLDTDLSDDARVIDLNVTATVHLAKRLLPEMVARGSGRVLITSSIASTMPGPYQAVYNASKSFLQSFSQALADELKGTGVTVTSLMPGATATDFFRRAHMLDTRVGRAKKDNPALVAEQGFRAMTEGRQKIVAGSVKTKLQGAVANRVLPDRVKALMHHRMAEPGGGR; from the coding sequence ATGGACACCCATCGCCCTCTGGCCGTCATCACCGGCGCCTCCAGCGGCATCGGCCTCGAACTCGCCCGCGTATGCGCCGGACACGGGTACGACCTGCTCGTCACCGCCGAGGACGGGGGCCTCGCCCTCGCCGCGGAGGAACTGCGCGAGCAGGGCACCGACGTCACCGCCGTGCGCGCCGACCTCGCCCTCTACGACGGGGTCGAAACGCTCTGCCGAGCGATCTCCGGCACCGGCCGCCCGGTGAGCGCGCTCGCCCTCAACGCGGGCGTCGGAAGCGGCGGCGCCTTCCTGGACACCGACCTCTCGGACGACGCCCGCGTCATCGACCTGAACGTCACCGCCACCGTCCACCTGGCCAAACGTCTGCTGCCGGAGATGGTCGCCCGCGGGAGCGGGCGGGTGCTGATCACCTCGTCGATCGCCTCCACGATGCCCGGCCCCTACCAGGCGGTGTACAACGCGTCGAAGTCCTTCCTCCAGTCGTTCAGCCAGGCCCTGGCCGACGAGCTCAAGGGCACCGGCGTCACCGTCACCTCCCTGATGCCCGGCGCCACCGCCACGGACTTCTTCCGGCGGGCCCACATGCTCGACACCCGCGTCGGGCGCGCCAAGAAGGACAACCCCGCCCTGGTGGCCGAGCAGGGGTTCCGGGCGATGACGGAGGGCCGGCAGAAGATCGTCGCCGGTTCGGTGAAGACGAAGCTCCAGGGCGCCGTGGCCAACCGCGTCCTGCCCGACCGGGTGAAGGCCCTGATGCACCACCGTATGGCAGAGCCGGGAGGCGGCCGCTGA